The following coding sequences lie in one Leptolyngbya sp. CCY15150 genomic window:
- a CDS encoding ABC-F family ATP-binding cassette domain-containing protein, with the protein MLRLEHICKIYPTGEVLKDVNWEVKTGDRIGLVGVNGAGKSTQLRIISGEETPTAGEVIRPNNLHIAHLTQEFEVDPSRTVREEFWTVFDEANRVQLKLTDVQHQMQSADPQQLDDLIHEMDRLQRRFESLDGYGLEARIEKILPEMGFGAEDGDRLVSAFSGGWQMRMSLGKILLQSPDLLLLDEPTNHLDLETIEWLEIYLKALNTPIVIVSHDREFLDRLCTQIVETERGVSTTYLGNYSAYLAQKEEAQLAQLSAYERQQKELEKQQAFVDRFRASATRSTQAKSREKQLDKVERIEAPTGHLRSLRFQFPPAPRSGREVVRIEDLVYAHNEDILFLGANLLIERGDRIAFLGPNGCGKSTLLRLIMGMIKPDEGTVAIGEHQVIPSYFEQNQAEALDLSKTVLDTIHDEVPDWTNEEVRTLLGTFLFSKDTVFKSVESLSGGEKARLALAKMLLRSANLLILDEPTNHLDIPAKEMLEEALCQYDGTLVLVSHDRYFISKVATKIVEIRDGELRLYRGDYHYYLDRLAEEKEKARLEAIAAEKVAKAEAKRDKQKQKQQSKRS; encoded by the coding sequence ATGCTGCGTCTAGAACATATCTGCAAAATTTATCCAACTGGTGAAGTTCTCAAAGATGTGAACTGGGAGGTGAAAACGGGCGATCGCATTGGCTTGGTAGGGGTCAATGGAGCTGGCAAGTCCACCCAGTTGCGGATTATTTCGGGAGAGGAAACGCCTACGGCTGGGGAGGTGATTCGTCCCAATAATCTGCATATTGCTCACCTCACCCAAGAATTTGAGGTTGATCCCAGCCGTACGGTGCGGGAAGAGTTTTGGACGGTGTTTGATGAGGCCAATCGGGTGCAGCTCAAGCTGACCGATGTGCAGCATCAGATGCAGTCGGCGGATCCCCAGCAACTGGATGATTTGATTCATGAGATGGATCGGCTGCAGCGTCGCTTTGAGTCCCTGGATGGTTACGGTCTAGAAGCCCGCATTGAAAAGATTTTGCCGGAGATGGGGTTTGGTGCTGAAGATGGCGATCGCCTCGTCAGTGCTTTCAGCGGTGGCTGGCAGATGCGCATGAGTTTGGGAAAAATTCTGCTGCAAAGTCCAGATCTGTTGCTGCTGGATGAACCGACCAACCATTTGGATTTGGAAACCATTGAGTGGCTGGAAATTTACCTGAAGGCCCTGAATACGCCGATCGTGATCGTGTCCCATGACCGGGAGTTTCTCGATCGCCTCTGCACCCAAATTGTGGAGACTGAGCGGGGTGTGTCTACCACCTATCTAGGCAACTACAGCGCCTATTTGGCTCAGAAAGAAGAAGCTCAACTAGCTCAGCTCAGCGCCTACGAACGGCAGCAAAAGGAACTGGAGAAGCAGCAGGCCTTTGTCGATCGCTTTCGGGCTAGCGCTACCCGCAGCACCCAGGCCAAGAGCCGGGAAAAGCAACTAGACAAGGTGGAGCGCATTGAGGCTCCGACAGGACATTTGCGATCGCTGCGGTTTCAGTTTCCCCCCGCGCCGCGCAGTGGTCGGGAAGTGGTGCGTATCGAAGATTTGGTCTATGCCCACAATGAAGACATTTTGTTCCTCGGGGCCAATTTGTTGATTGAGAGGGGCGATCGCATTGCTTTTCTAGGGCCCAACGGCTGCGGTAAGTCCACCCTGCTGCGTTTGATCATGGGCATGATTAAGCCGGATGAGGGAACGGTTGCCATCGGCGAACACCAGGTGATCCCCAGCTATTTTGAGCAAAACCAAGCGGAAGCGTTAGATCTATCTAAAACCGTGCTCGACACCATCCACGATGAAGTGCCGGACTGGACGAATGAAGAAGTGCGGACGCTGTTGGGGACGTTTTTGTTCAGCAAAGACACGGTCTTTAAGTCGGTTGAATCCTTGAGCGGTGGCGAAAAGGCTCGACTGGCTCTGGCAAAAATGCTGCTGCGCTCGGCTAATTTATTGATTCTCGATGAGCCCACCAACCACTTGGATATTCCCGCCAAGGAGATGCTGGAAGAGGCCCTGTGTCAGTACGATGGCACGCTGGTGTTGGTCTCCCATGACCGGTATTTCATCTCCAAGGTGGCCACCAAAATTGTGGAAATCCGCGACGGCGAACTGCGGCTGTATCGGGGTGACTACCACTACTATCTAGATCGCCTAGCCGAGGAAAAAGAGAAAGCTAGACTGGAAGCGATCGCCGCCGAGAAGGTAGCCAAGGCAGAAGCGAAGCGCGACAAGCAAAAGCAAAAACAGCAGTCAAAACGCTCCTAA